The Glycine soja cultivar W05 chromosome 6, ASM419377v2, whole genome shotgun sequence genome has a window encoding:
- the LOC114414311 gene encoding F-box/kelch-repeat protein At3g23880-like — protein MDGDQCPCDDDAVVILDEVVVEILSWVPVKALMRFRCVSKSWNSLILDPTFVKLHLQRSSRDSPALFTLSNLFLDKLCSLHCCSIDGLLEDPSSTIDVNADANDDNGGTGIPANIKYSIIGVCNGLICLRDMSRGFEVARVQFWNPATRLISVTSPPIPPFFGCARMGFGYDESSDTYKVVAIVGNRKSRKMELRVHCLGDNCWKRRIECGNDILPSDTFHGKGQFLSGTLNWVANLATLESYVVFSFDLRNETYRYLLPPVRVRFGLPEVRVLRGCLCFSHNEDGTHLAIWQMKKFGVQKSWTLLIKVSYKHFEFCRSYFPHPLCMSANNDVLLLGNNSKYQLVLCNLKNNTISNIELPLREVFFISFDYVQSLVLPYRN, from the coding sequence atggatgGTGATCAATGTCCATGTGACGACGATGCTGTGGTTATCCTTGATGAAGTGGTGGTGGAAATACTGTCGTGGGTTCCGGTGAAGGCTCTGATGCGATTCAGGTGTGTTTCTAAATCCTGGAATTCTCTCATTTTGGATCCTACTTTCGTAAAACTGCACCTTCAAAGATCTTCTAGGGACAGTCCAGCCCTATTTACCTTATCCAACTTGTTTTTGGATAAACTGTGTTCCCTACACTGTTGCTCCATAGATGGTTTACTCGAGGACCCATCATCCACCATTGATGTCAATGCTGATGCTAATGATGATAATGGTGGCACTGGCATCCCAGCCAACATTAAATATAGCATCATTGGGGTCTGTAATGGATTGATCTGTTTGAGAGATATGAGTCGTGGATTTGAAGTAGCTCGTGTCCAATTTTGGAACCCCGCCACAAGGCTTATATCCGTAACCTCGCCACCCATACCACCATTCTTTGGGTGTGCCAGGATGGGGTTTGGCTATGACGAATCAAGTGACACTTATAAGGTTGTGGCGATAGTTGGGAATAGGAAATCGCGAAAAATGGAGTTGAGAGTTCACTGCTTGGGAGACAATTGTTGGAAAAGAAGGATTGAATGTGGGAATGATATTCTTCCTAGCGATACATTTCATGGTAAAGGACAATTTTTGAGTGGCACTCTTAATTGGGTTGCAAATCTTGCCACACTTGAATCATATGTAGTTTTTTCCTTCGACCTAAGGAACGAGACTTACAGATATTTGTTGCCGCCTGTTCGCGTCCGGTTTGGTTTGCCAGAAGTTAGGGTTTTGAGgggttgcctctgtttttctcACAATGAAGACGGAACACATCTTGCTATATGGCAAATGAAGAAGTTTGGAGTTCAAAAGTCTTGGACTCTATTGATTAAAGTTAGTTACAAGCATTTTGAATTCTGTCGCAGTTACTTTCCTCATCCCTTGTGCATGTCTGCAAACAATGATGTCCTGTTGCTGGGGAATAATTCTAAGTACCAACTTGTTCTGTgtaatctgaaaaacaacactaTCAGCAACATTGAACTTCCCCTCAGAGAAGTTTTCTTCATCTCCTTTGATTATGTTCAAAGCTTGGTTTTGCCTTATCGCAATTGA
- the LOC114416440 gene encoding uncharacterized protein LOC114416440: MGFLTDSHKDSWKPIMTAKTDTQSYWLNWRVMLCAIWIVVSVILASLLVWKYERLRKPARNGSRETQQETSATLYEDETWRPCLKGIHPAWLMALRIVAFIALLVLLIINAIVDGGSIFYYYTQWTFTSITIYFGLGSLLSIYGCYQHHKKATGDKVGNVDGDAEQGMYDASALPQSSNPFDPEKSLGDPEEVLVRQHAGIWGYTFQIIFQINAGAVMLTDCVFWFIIVPFLTIKDYNLNFLIVIMHSINAVFLIGDTALNCLRFPWFRIGYFCLWTITYVLFQWIVHACIYLWWPYPFLDLSSSYAPLWYFAVALLHVPCYGIFALLMKLKHHVLSTRYPDSYQCDR; this comes from the exons ATGGGTTTTCTAACAGACTCTCACAAAGACTCATGGAAGCCAATTATGACTGCAAAGACAGACACTCAAAGTTACTGGCTTAATTGGAGAGTTATGCTTTGTGCCATATGGATTGTGGTTTCAGTAATTTTAGCTTCGTTGCTTGTATGGAAGTATGAGCGTTTGAGAAAACCAGCAAGAAATGGTAGCAGGGAAACACAACAAGAAACATCGGCAACTTTGTATGAGGATGAAACTTGGAGGCCTTGCCTCAAAGGAATTCACCCTGCATGGCTCATGGCTCTTAGAATTGTGGCGTTTATCGCGCTTTTGGTGCTTCTCATAATCAATGCaattgttgatggaggaagCATTTTCTACTATTACACTCA GTGGACTTTTACTTCAATCACCATTTATTTTGGG CTTGGATCTTTGCTCTCTATATATGGATGTTACCAACATCATAAGAAAGCAACAGGGGATAAGGTTGGTAATGTGGATGGAGATGCAGAGCAAGGAATGTATGATGCTTCTGCACTCCCACAAAGCTCTAATCCATTTGACCCAGAGAAAAGCTTGGGGGATCCAGAAGAAGTTCTTGTTCGCCAACATGCCGGCATCTGGGGCTAtacttttcaaataattttccaG ATTAACGCTGGTGCTGTCATGCTCACTGATTGTGTATTTTGGTTCATAATTGTTCCATTTCTAACCATCAAAGATTACAACCTAAATTTT TTGATAGTCATTATGCACTCAATCAATGCAGTTTTCCTTATAGGTGATACAGCTTTAAATTGTCTG AGATTCCCTTGGTTTCGAATAGGATACTTTTGCCTGTGGACAATCACATATGTACTATTCCAGTGGATTGTGCATGCTTGCATTTATCTCTG GTGGCCATATCCATTTCTTGATTTATCATCCTCTTatgctccactatg GTACTTTGCGGTGGCATTACTGCATGTTCCATGCTATGGAATTTTCGCTTTGTTAATGAAGCTGAAACACCATGTCTTGTCAACGCGGTACCCAGACTCATATCAATGTGATAGATGA